In Flavobacterium gelatinilyticum, a genomic segment contains:
- a CDS encoding HmuY family protein, whose translation MITTLKKWHKLLFVIASISFTACSSNEEDNNTSLVDGKSTVISDLAGDTGASMGDGTNGKEQRGFHTFLFRFSDQKQIWLHTKADSLQYMKTKDWDIAFTGPYNSEVFVNNAKYQYNPGYEGPAENTSVVLISEAYRNVDQAPSDETFNNSDVTKIGWASSASSAGWFYYSLNTHIMQAIPDRTYAIRLPNGKYAKLELLNAYKGNPPAVTDLNWPAPYFTFRYYVQQDGSKNLSTK comes from the coding sequence ATGATAACAACACTTAAAAAATGGCACAAGCTGCTGTTCGTAATCGCTTCTATAAGCTTTACGGCCTGCAGCAGTAATGAAGAGGATAACAATACATCGCTTGTAGACGGAAAAAGTACGGTAATATCAGATCTTGCCGGAGATACAGGAGCGTCTATGGGTGACGGCACTAACGGAAAAGAACAAAGAGGTTTTCATACGTTTCTTTTTCGTTTCAGCGATCAAAAACAAATATGGCTGCATACCAAAGCAGATTCATTGCAGTATATGAAAACAAAAGACTGGGATATTGCTTTTACAGGACCGTACAACAGCGAGGTTTTTGTAAACAATGCCAAATATCAGTACAATCCGGGTTATGAAGGACCTGCCGAAAATACGTCTGTAGTTTTAATCAGCGAAGCGTACAGAAATGTAGATCAGGCTCCTTCTGATGAAACTTTTAATAACAGCGATGTTACTAAAATTGGATGGGCATCTTCTGCCAGTTCTGCCGGATGGTTCTATTACAGCCTTAACACGCATATTATGCAGGCCATTCCGGATCGCACGTATGCCATTAGGCTTCCAAACGGGAAATACGCTAAACTGGAACTTTTAAACGCTTACAAAGGGAATCCGCCTGCTGTAACCGATTTGAACTGGCCTGCGCCGTACTTTACCTTTAGGTATTATGTACAACAAGACGGAAGTAAAAATCTAAGCACAAAATAA
- a CDS encoding YncE family protein, with protein MKRNIIKIVFGFAVAVSFVSCREDEMVFLSSDVNVAAPRSDGNIEGFYLLNEGNMGMNRASIDVFSYRTGNYTSDVYSERNPNVVKELGDVGNDIQIYGNKVYAVINVSNKVEVLEKWTAKRIKKIDIPNCRYVAFYKDKAYVSSYAGPVAIDPNAEIGFVAEIDTTSLEIKRKVTVGYQPEQMVVHNGKLYVANSGGYRVPNYDRTISVIDLETFTEIKKIDVGINLYSMEIDSRGDIYVSSRGDYYNTPSNLFVIDTKTDEKKMQLDLPVLGMCLVDDLLYYYSVSWSYITNKNEITYGILDTRTKKIISDKIITDGTDKKIMIPYGLQVNPETKEIYITDAQNYVVTGYIYCFTPEGKLKWRTTAGNIPAHIAFITKN; from the coding sequence ATGAAAAGGAATATTATAAAAATAGTTTTTGGTTTTGCTGTTGCAGTTTCTTTCGTTTCATGCCGGGAAGACGAGATGGTTTTTCTTTCTTCGGATGTAAATGTGGCCGCGCCGAGAAGTGACGGAAATATTGAAGGTTTTTACCTTTTGAACGAAGGCAATATGGGCATGAACCGCGCCAGTATAGACGTTTTTAGTTATCGGACAGGAAATTACACCTCCGATGTGTACTCAGAACGTAACCCGAATGTGGTAAAAGAACTGGGCGATGTGGGCAATGACATTCAGATTTACGGAAACAAAGTCTACGCAGTAATTAATGTTTCGAATAAAGTAGAAGTGCTCGAAAAATGGACGGCAAAGCGCATTAAAAAAATTGATATTCCAAACTGCCGCTACGTAGCTTTTTATAAAGACAAAGCTTATGTGAGTTCGTATGCCGGACCGGTAGCGATTGATCCGAATGCTGAAATTGGTTTTGTTGCCGAAATTGATACGACTTCATTAGAAATAAAAAGAAAAGTAACCGTTGGGTATCAGCCGGAACAAATGGTTGTGCATAACGGAAAGCTCTACGTTGCAAATTCCGGAGGTTATCGCGTTCCAAATTACGACAGGACAATTTCGGTTATTGATTTGGAAACGTTTACAGAAATTAAAAAGATAGACGTGGGCATCAATCTGTACAGCATGGAGATTGACAGCCGCGGTGATATTTATGTGAGTTCCAGAGGTGATTATTACAATACACCTTCGAACCTGTTTGTAATTGACACGAAAACCGACGAGAAAAAAATGCAGCTCGATCTTCCGGTTCTGGGAATGTGTCTGGTTGATGATCTGCTCTATTATTACAGTGTTTCATGGAGTTACATAACCAACAAAAATGAAATTACTTACGGAATTCTGGATACACGAACGAAGAAAATAATCAGCGATAAAATCATTACAGACGGCACCGATAAAAAAATCATGATTCCGTACGGCCTTCAGGTCAATCCCGAAACCAAAGAAATCTATATAACCGATGCGCAGAATTATGTCGTAACGGGTTATATCTATTGTTTTACACCCGAAGGAAAACTGAAATGGCGAACAACTGCCGGTAACATTCCTGCGCACATTGCTTTTATAACTAAAAACTAA
- a CDS encoding DUF4465 domain-containing protein — translation MKKAVYFLTLGLMLGFSSCNNDDDVLTNESSNSVVSGSSKTAKIAVTDPAVGTTTTLNLTNALLASGISTTGGKYWENTYVSNTNLSVDIFTFSHSATSAGYNYWDGFIVSNVNDITNYGSAGSGGSNNWVAHQWGAMAGSGFGTSTTITPGKPGTTGDPYIVAYWSSYLDPAAPEGSTFTEAGFSNWIKIGNTGLYQVKGLKINIHPWPYYGCLYGDGFARAFVSGDHFELLIYGVTSSGVVTAPITHSLANYTGSSLVMPTGWINVNTGSLASLGNVKYLIFQMASTDSDLTYGMNTAAYFCLDKLSVLRVN, via the coding sequence ATGAAAAAAGCAGTTTATTTTTTGACATTAGGTTTAATGTTAGGCTTTTCGTCGTGTAATAACGATGATGATGTTTTAACAAATGAGAGTTCAAATTCGGTAGTATCGGGTTCTTCTAAAACCGCTAAAATTGCCGTTACAGATCCGGCTGTTGGAACCACAACCACTCTGAATCTGACAAATGCTTTATTGGCCAGCGGTATTTCAACAACAGGAGGAAAGTACTGGGAGAATACGTATGTATCGAACACGAATCTTTCGGTAGATATCTTTACTTTTTCGCATTCGGCAACCTCTGCAGGATATAATTACTGGGATGGGTTTATTGTTTCAAATGTAAATGATATTACCAATTACGGCTCTGCGGGTTCAGGCGGATCAAACAACTGGGTGGCACATCAGTGGGGTGCTATGGCAGGAAGCGGTTTTGGAACTTCTACAACCATAACTCCGGGCAAACCTGGCACAACGGGAGATCCTTACATCGTAGCGTACTGGTCTAGTTATTTAGATCCGGCAGCGCCAGAGGGAAGCACTTTTACTGAGGCTGGTTTTTCGAACTGGATTAAAATTGGAAATACGGGACTTTATCAGGTTAAAGGTTTAAAAATCAACATTCACCCGTGGCCGTATTATGGTTGTTTATACGGAGATGGATTTGCAAGGGCTTTTGTTTCCGGTGATCATTTCGAATTATTAATTTACGGAGTGACTTCAAGCGGAGTTGTTACAGCACCAATTACACATTCTCTGGCTAATTATACAGGATCTTCTTTGGTTATGCCAACAGGCTGGATAAATGTCAATACCGGCAGTCTGGCAAGTTTAGGAAATGTGAAGTATTTGATTTTTCAAATGGCTTCTACAGATTCTGATCTGACTTACGGAATGAATACCGCTGCTTATTTTTGTTTAGATAAGCTTTCGGTGCTTAGAGTTAATTAA
- a CDS encoding HmuY family protein, which translates to MKKFKALAVNLSKSILTVFLFTTLLTACSSDDSKADDNQDPGDPDIEIPANPLFYKLTSVKNYQGSTSDDNPTAPSATLYYSLEENKAMDGSYKKTRKWDLAFGGLYASFLSGNNGSNSQNNGYQASGVGGITIVAKPFEEVIDIPADSQFKTGIDVVGTDDAGSFGSGTGWYLYDFGGDVVGDGSPEKAHVAYALGASLTTKNGTVIPARTVIVKTANGNYAKIKMRSVYKDVYDPAQWFKDTPHMYYSFDYVLVPAGSTKFEIK; encoded by the coding sequence ATGAAAAAATTTAAAGCCCTTGCAGTCAATCTGTCAAAAAGCATTTTAACTGTATTTTTATTTACCACGTTACTTACAGCCTGTTCATCTGATGACAGTAAAGCTGATGATAACCAGGACCCCGGCGATCCGGATATTGAGATTCCTGCCAATCCTTTATTTTATAAACTTACAAGTGTAAAAAACTATCAGGGAAGTACTTCTGATGATAACCCGACAGCACCTTCTGCTACTTTGTATTACAGCCTTGAAGAAAATAAAGCGATGGACGGATCGTACAAAAAGACCCGTAAATGGGATTTGGCTTTTGGCGGGCTTTACGCGAGTTTCTTATCCGGAAATAACGGAAGCAACAGTCAGAACAACGGGTATCAGGCAAGCGGTGTGGGTGGTATTACCATTGTGGCAAAACCTTTTGAAGAAGTAATTGATATTCCAGCCGACAGCCAATTCAAAACTGGCATCGATGTAGTGGGTACAGACGATGCGGGTTCTTTTGGAAGCGGCACCGGCTGGTACTTATACGATTTTGGCGGTGATGTCGTAGGCGACGGAAGTCCTGAAAAAGCACACGTGGCGTATGCTCTTGGTGCTTCTCTTACCACTAAAAATGGTACTGTAATTCCGGCAAGAACCGTTATCGTTAAAACAGCAAATGGTAATTATGCCAAAATTAAAATGAGATCTGTTTACAAAGATGTTTACGATCCTGCCCAATGGTTTAAAGATACACCGCATATGTATTACAGTTTTGATTACGTTCTGGTACCAGCCGGAAGCACAAAATTTGAAATTAAATAA
- a CDS encoding cell surface protein encodes MKKRFLKYSQLVLFAFLAIALVNCSGGDDSPETGGGETEDNVYKTQRFVILTLSPKISAGADAVYSWSVESVSSENYALTNLSSKEALFVAATEGTYKFKVVITDKGTSETEEITVSVSAEAKELKSYISKVIEFKPAPGQFVNDLPVANDGDSADRVLSRTNMYLAKKNADMISLGAFGGYVVFGFDHSIVNIKGKRDFRVLGNAFWAEANPNPDAEMRGGSSEAGVIMVSYDKNKNGLPDDEWYEIEGAGHNMEKTIRNYEITYFRPDPNKVPVPGGGTGTVIFTDLEYIYWKDNQGKDGYLVQNNAYNHSLEYWPKWLKDQESITFKGTRLPDNAVDESGNGSYFVQYAFLYGYADNAPNSDDDSAIDIDWAIDKDGNKVKLPAVDFVKVYNGLNQQAGWLGETSTEIMGAVDLHLLGENIPTR; translated from the coding sequence ATGAAGAAACGATTTTTAAAATATTCCCAATTGGTCTTGTTCGCTTTTTTGGCGATTGCACTGGTCAATTGTTCAGGCGGCGATGATAGTCCGGAAACGGGTGGCGGCGAAACAGAAGATAATGTATATAAAACACAGCGATTTGTGATTCTGACCCTGAGCCCGAAAATTTCGGCCGGTGCAGATGCGGTTTACAGCTGGTCGGTTGAAAGTGTTTCATCTGAAAATTATGCTTTGACCAATCTGTCTTCAAAAGAAGCTTTGTTTGTGGCTGCAACCGAAGGAACGTACAAATTCAAAGTGGTTATTACAGATAAAGGAACTTCGGAGACAGAAGAAATTACGGTTTCTGTTTCGGCGGAAGCCAAAGAACTAAAAAGTTATATCTCGAAGGTTATTGAATTTAAACCTGCTCCGGGACAATTTGTAAATGATCTTCCGGTGGCAAATGACGGTGATAGTGCCGACAGGGTTTTGTCGAGAACGAATATGTATCTGGCTAAGAAAAATGCCGATATGATTTCGCTTGGTGCATTTGGCGGTTATGTGGTTTTTGGTTTTGACCACAGTATTGTCAATATCAAAGGAAAAAGAGATTTCAGGGTTTTGGGTAATGCTTTTTGGGCAGAAGCGAACCCGAATCCAGATGCCGAAATGCGCGGCGGAAGCAGTGAAGCCGGCGTGATTATGGTTTCATACGATAAAAACAAAAACGGACTTCCGGATGATGAATGGTATGAAATTGAAGGTGCAGGACACAATATGGAAAAAACGATCCGCAATTACGAAATAACCTATTTCCGACCTGATCCTAATAAAGTTCCGGTTCCGGGAGGCGGGACAGGAACAGTTATTTTTACGGATCTGGAATATATCTACTGGAAAGACAATCAGGGAAAAGACGGCTATCTGGTACAAAACAATGCCTATAATCATTCACTGGAGTATTGGCCAAAATGGCTGAAAGATCAGGAATCAATCACCTTTAAAGGCACACGATTACCGGATAATGCAGTAGACGAAAGCGGTAACGGAAGTTATTTTGTGCAGTACGCTTTTTTATACGGTTATGCCGATAATGCACCAAACAGCGATGACGATTCGGCGATCGATATTGACTGGGCAATTGACAAAGACGGGAATAAAGTAAAGCTTCCGGCTGTTGATTTTGTAAAAGTCTACAATGGTCTGAATCAGCAGGCGGGCTGGCTGGGCGAAACCTCTACCGAAATTATGGGTGCTGTTGATTTGCATCTGCTGGGAGAAAATATCCCGACTCGCTAG